The genomic region AAAGGATATCCTCTCTAACAGTCAAAGACTTGCTATTGATTCAGATTTTTTTAGAAACTTCTTGATGGCTTGGATTCTCTGGGGGCTACTGTAAGACTGTAAGTGGTTTCCCCAACTGCCTCAAATGTCTTTATAAGGAGAAGCAAAGCGAGGGAGATGGACAGGGATGGGGTAGGGAATCATTCTGGGATTTATCTTGAAGACAATAGGTTCTTCGACCTCCTTCTTCACAGGGGCAAAAGTGCCCCTTTTACCCCAGAAGTCATACACCAAAACATTCTTCTGAAGGAATGGAGAGGAATCTCATTGGCTGTTGGATATCAAAGTTTTGAGCATTAAAAAGCACAGAATTCATTACAGAACACAGTATTCATTACAGAGCGCACAGATAAGGCAAATGTCAATTAGGAATGGAATTGTCCTATAGAGACCATCTATAGCCAGAAGGACTCCCATAACTCTTGTGATTTCAGCCCCCATTTCACTCCTGTGGTAGAGTACTTTCTGACTGGTTGCAGAATATTAATATTCCTCTTTATGAAGTGTTATGTTTTAtgatgtctctctcttcctcctagTCTGCACATCATGAGGCAGATCATGTCAGGGAAGAGCGCTGAGGAATCCTCAGTCATGGAGCTCATTAAAGAAGCAGAAGAGATGAAGCAGAATCTGGTAAGACATTGGTGGGCACTCCAGGGCATGGCGTCCTGAACAGGGCTCAATTCCATTCCTGTCGCTGGATGTTTAATCTGACAAGGAAAGACAGAGTGCTCATCTCTGGCATCTGATGCTTCAACTCTCACATCTCCGTGATCTAGAAAGTCCAGAGTGATCCGAAGGGAGTCAGATGAAACACTGGGGAGAACAAGGACCAGCTAGCAAAGgttctttttctttgactttttaaaaaaattttcatctgGGGGTTAATGAACACAAGCATATTAACTCTTCACATTTCAGAAGGAATAGAAAATACCTaccaaagtaaaagaaaagaagtagTTTTCTCTGAGAGATTcatgtaagatttttaaaacttaacagTGTATAAGACCTTAAAAACTAGAAATTAGTGATCTAAGCCACAGATAAATTGCCATAAGATTAGACTATCAAGTGTTGTAAGTGTAAGGAACTCATTTCTATTGATATGTATACCACAACTACCATAATTAAagttattcaaaattattttttttgtattatcGTCATCATCAAACTCATGACTCATGTTCCTGGATTTGGGGTTAGGCCCATTCATTGCCTTGCTCTCTGGTTTACTATGTCCCTgaactcctctcctccctttACTCACTAATTTCTTCCAACTTCACTTTAATGACTGGACAAACAcatgtttctgtttgtttggttttctcctcctccaacaggaaaggaaaaacaagatgcTTCGGAAGGAAATGGAGATGCTATGGAACAAGGTGTGCCTCTAAGGATCTCTTGAAAGTATTGTCTCACAGACCATAATGCAAAGAACTTCCCTTTCCTCTGGTCCCCAACCTCATTTTCTCATGTCTCTGCTCCCACCTATGCCTCATGCCAATCCATTCTTTGCATGGCAGCCAGAGCGACCTTTCTTAAACAATCAAATCATGTCACGCTTCTTATGAAAACCCTTTACTCTTTATTGTGGCATAATCTGGCTCTTGCCTACCTCCTAGTCCTCTCATAGAAGTCCTCCTCtcccacactggcttccttgagCTGGTTTCTCAAACATACCAAAACCTTTCCTATTTCAAGGCTTTTGCTCTTGCTTTCCCCCCAGGCCTATAATGCTATTTTCTtatctcatccttcaggtctctgcttaaatgtcacctcctcaggcaACCCTCCTTGTTCACTCCATCCAAAATAGGACACCGCCCTCCCCCTTTCTGTTATACAACTCTGTTCATGTCCTCCATAGTACTTTTTataagtttattattatttttattctgttataAGCATTATTTAACTCATTCCTtgtctccctgcccctctctggaatgtaagctcctcCAGTATCTTGTTTGCTTTCTGCATCTCTGAATCCCTAGCACTAGCACAATGCTTGGAACATAGTAGACAATCAATAAATGTAAGGTGAAGGAACACCTAATTATAATTCTGATTTTGCAATAATCATGGCATTGTTTAAGATAACAATAGTAGGGACTTTTGCTGGAAAACCAGGCAGGGATGGAAATTCCCTTGTGGTCTAAGGCCTTGGGATCCAAGTGCTTTTTCACAAACTGCGAGACTGGAAGAGCAGGTTGTGTCTTGTGATATAAACAGGTGTATGGTGTGATATCTGACTGTTTTTTTCATCTCACCTTTCCGCACATAAGCAAGATACCATCGAGCCCTGCATCTTGTACTGAGATCTGCTTCTAGTTCTCAGTGGCAGCTACAAATCAGTTCTATGAATTGCCAGAAGTTATAGTTCCTGAGTTCTTGAGTCCTCATGATAGGAAATGTGCCAGCAAAATTCCTCTATCAAAATCCAGTTTCTCCAGAGCTCCCATAAGACTTTTTATAAGGGATGTCCATACACCTTAGCTTGCGATTGACTTTTCCCACCTGTATTTTTagacaggaagaaatggagagagaagagcagaatgCTGAGTGGTTAAGAACAGGCTTCAAAGCCCAAGAGATCTGGtccaaattccagctctgctttcctagctgtgtgaccctaaaCAAACGACTTAGCCTCTTCAagtcccagttttctcatctataaaatggaaataaaaatagtcatgtgaggattaagtgaaaatgTTTGTAACGTAGTAGAGTAGTATAAATAGAGTAATGTAGTAAGTAGCTCACAGTAGTAACTGGCATATTGTAAGGATTCAGTTAATAGTTTTATTATGATAAGTACACTCAAGGGATCAAACGGAATGGCTCGTTTTATTCTGAACCCCTTTGGTAGGATGCTGTTCACGTAAGACCCTGAGAACTTGCTGACTGGCGGGAACCAAAAGCCTTAACCCATATTGgttttccccctccctcactaATTCCCACCAATTTAAAGCTTTGCCAAAATGTCTTTCTACAGACATTCGACACAGGAGAACTTGGTGATCAACAAAAAGCACCACAGATAAAAAACAAGGCAGACTTGCAGGATGGAAAGGCAAGTGGACTGCATGGCACTTAGAATTTCAGGGTTGTTGGTGCCACACAGCTGGAAACAGCCTGTTGATAATCAGGGCTAACATGGGTAGGCAGATAGGTAGGATCTACCTGGGCCTGTAGGGTACATCAGATTTACTGTCTGCTGAGACATTGCACTTCTTTCCTGGGACCTCCTATTTCTTTGGCTCTCTTCTTTCATCCCAGGCTCCCAAAACCCTCTCATCACCTAGGAAGACCAAGAATGAACTGGAGACATCATGCAGGGAAAGTGAAAGAGACAAGGAAGGTGGTACAATCTCTCTGAATGGGAGTGGGTTTAGAGCTGATAGATTAGAAATCTTTAAGGTAGCAGCAATCTGCCTAAACTATGGTGTGCTCCCGAACTGATGCAAAATTTTATAGGAGATCTGGTTCCCTTGGAATATTATATTTGAGTCAGAGTGACACTGCAAGTTTCTGGGAAATCATATTAGCTAGGACAAAGTGGGAAAAGCTGTACCAACCATGACAGCTCTGCAATAGCTATGTGATGTCAAAACACTTGTTAATTTGTTTTTGAACCTTTATTTAGCGGTATTAAGCTTGTATCTAATCTTCCCATAACTAACTCATTCACAGAAAATGATCTTATTCATTTAACTTTTAGCTTTTGGAAAGTGGTTTGTACAGGTGAGGCCAATTTAGAGGATTGTGCAGTTGAAACCAATTTATAAGTGAATCTATGACACCAGATTTTTGTAATAAAGTCTTTGCAGCATATGGAGAAAACTGATTTCTGATCTCAATTTACTTTGTCACCTAGTGGCTCTTTATTCCACCAGGAGAAGCAACAGAGGAAAATGCCATGGGGCAGGTATCAGGAACAAGCCAACATCCTTCAGGTACTAACATCTTCCAAGGCTGGACATGGGGTACCATTTCACTCATACAATATAAAGCCTTGTAGTTTCACAATGTTAAGCCTGATTCCCTCATCTGGATTACCAACTGTCCTGCTAAAAGAAATGTTTCATGGGAAGATGGCTGGAGAAAGTTCAGCTTCACCTTGAGTAACTTGGGATAAATAGCATATTTTCCTACAGTCATGATTTTGTTctatttgaaatggaaaaaaaaatcacatatactGTCTGCCCAACTTTTAAAGGCTAAGCATGATGGGATCATTTTTTAACTTCTGAGTTAAAAGGATCTGGGTAACAGTGGATCTAGACAAGCCAACACTATGTGagtagttttgaaaaatgttctcTTGTAGAATGACTTTTATAGCAAAATGTTTGAGCTGAGAATGGAAGCTTTGAAGAACTACCAGAAGGCAGATGACCTGAAATTATCACTGTACTTACAGCAGAATTCTGAGACAAAGCAAGCATTTTTTAATCCTCCTGGATCCCAAGGTAGGTAGAGTATCATAGGTAAACAGTTTGAggttccttttgttttatttcacatgGGAGATCCCATTATTTATAAAGTGAtcaacacaatgcctggcacacagcaagctgAATGTTAGTAGTGTTATAATaaattttatcatcatcatcattattattattattcagaagCTCTTATACCAAGGTTAGGATTCCTCTGGAGGAAATGAAATTTTCCTTTGTAAAGGCTAAGTAATACATTATGTACTTAGCATATGTAATTAATAAATAGTTGGCACTTGATAAAATATTAGTTTCTTCCTCACCTCTTCCCCTTTCCTAGGAATTAGAGTAGTTTGGTCCCATGAATTTTCTTGGAATAGAATTCTGCTACTTCAGAACAGCAGGCCAAGGAGATAGACATCTGACAATGGTCACAAGTTTCATCAATCCAGATATTCTTCTGGGAGTTTCAGCATTTCCCTCCAAAGAATTTATGGCATCGCTAGAGGAAATGAATGTAGCCACAGGCACAAGTGACCCAGTGTTCCTGTGTTTTACTGATTGCACATTCATTGAGCACTGATTATAGGCCAGTTTCATTTTCTAACAACACATATACAAAAATCTTTGGGTTTGTTTGTGCCCAAGTGGATCTGAAATCTGAGT from Equus caballus isolate H_3958 breed thoroughbred chromosome 24, TB-T2T, whole genome shotgun sequence harbors:
- the CCDC196 gene encoding LOW QUALITY PROTEIN: putative coiled-coil domain-containing protein 196 (The sequence of the model RefSeq protein was modified relative to this genomic sequence to represent the inferred CDS: inserted 3 bases in 2 codons), encoding MTSSSNSPGSYLSSKTRSSKIDDNYLKELNEDLKLRKQELLEMLKPQEDKNNLLFQKLMSNLEEKQRSLHIMRQIMSGKSAEESSVMELIKEAEEMKQNLERKNKMLRKEMEMLWNKTFDTGELGDQQKAPQIKNKADLQDGKAPKTLSSPRKTKNELETSXAGKVKETRKEKQQRKMPWGRYQEQANILQNDFYSKMFELRMEALKNYQKADDLKLSLYLQQNSETKQAFFNPPGSQGTMGATTMGRTTXGKNESNGRILGSKTYTEQQGAKESQFDGPRGRLLFLRSLQDEAPKE